In a genomic window of Gloeocapsopsis dulcis:
- a CDS encoding DUF433 domain-containing protein gives MSYRDIITIEPDKRGGKPCIRRMRITVYDVLGWLAAGMSHAEILDDFPELTEEDIRACLEFAADREHRLVASVGAA, from the coding sequence ATGAGCTATCGCGACATCATTACAATTGAACCAGACAAGCGAGGCGGCAAACCCTGTATTAGACGGATGCGAATCACCGTATACGATGTTTTGGGCTGGCTGGCGGCTGGTATGTCTCATGCTGAGATTCTAGATGACTTTCCCGAATTAACAGAAGAAGATATCAGAGCTTGTTTAGAATTCGCCGCTGACCGTGAACATCGTTTGGT